The Breoghania sp. genome has a segment encoding these proteins:
- a CDS encoding DUF58 domain-containing protein codes for MQPRPEQRSTSEETWPNVVGEARTVAEALPDLLVEARHIANTVAAGWHGRRRAGPGETFWQFRPFNLGEPVKRIDWRRSARDDHLFVREREWEAAHTVWLWSDLTTSMTFRSRLAGATKRDRALVLLLGLSELLARGGERIGLTGLTRPTSNRNAAERIAATLAHASQPISLPDTHGIGRFSEVVLIGDLLDPIEEIADWVRRVAATGARGHLVQIMDPVEETFPFAGRTEFRDPETGLRLTAGRAETWREIYQKRLAQHRLEINELTRKAGWTFLIHHTDRPASEPLLSLHGRLADSAEGVPRGAAAAMGGA; via the coding sequence ATGCAGCCACGACCCGAGCAGAGATCGACATCCGAAGAAACCTGGCCGAATGTCGTCGGCGAGGCGCGCACGGTGGCGGAGGCGCTGCCCGATCTGCTTGTGGAAGCACGCCATATCGCCAACACGGTGGCAGCCGGTTGGCATGGCCGCCGCCGGGCGGGCCCCGGCGAAACCTTCTGGCAATTCCGCCCCTTCAATCTGGGCGAACCCGTCAAGCGCATCGACTGGCGTCGTTCGGCGCGCGACGATCATCTCTTCGTCCGGGAACGGGAATGGGAGGCCGCTCATACCGTCTGGCTCTGGTCGGATCTCACCACCTCCATGACCTTCCGCTCCCGCCTTGCCGGCGCAACCAAACGCGACCGGGCGCTGGTGTTGCTGCTTGGCCTGTCGGAACTGTTGGCACGGGGAGGCGAGCGCATCGGCCTGACGGGGCTGACGCGGCCAACCTCCAACCGAAATGCAGCGGAGCGGATCGCCGCGACGCTCGCCCATGCCTCGCAGCCGATCTCCTTGCCGGACACGCATGGCATCGGCCGTTTTTCGGAAGTGGTGCTGATCGGAGACTTGCTGGATCCGATCGAGGAAATCGCCGATTGGGTTCGGCGCGTTGCCGCGACCGGCGCCCGTGGGCACCTCGTCCAGATCATGGATCCGGTGGAAGAGACCTTCCCCTTCGCGGGTCGCACCGAATTCCGCGACCCGGAAACCGGCCTCAGGCTCACCGCTGGCCGCGCCGAAACCTGGCGCGAGATCTACCAAAAGCGTTTGGCGCAGCACCGCCTGGAAATCAATGAACTGACCCGCAAGGCGGGCTGGACCTTCCTCATCCATCATACCGACAGGCCCGCAAGCGAGCCCCTTCTCTCGCTGCATGGCCGCCTGGCCGACAGCGCCGAAGGCGTACCGCGCGGCGCTGCTGCGGCAATGGGAGGCGCATGA
- a CDS encoding MoxR family ATPase — protein sequence MSAIMTAESDAIVAEAEAAVEKLAAAREEIGRVIFGQQPVVDNSLVTILAGGHGLLVGVPGLAKTKLVETLGTVIGLDANRIQFTPDLMPSDILGAEVLEQAADGSRSFRFIPGPVFAQLLMADEINRASPRTQSALLQAMQEYHVTVAGSSHPVPRPFHVLATQNPLEQEGTYPLPEAQLDRFLMQIDVFYPDLDAERRILLETTSAKEATATAILSAAELASFQNLVRRIPVGDSVVEAILKLVRSARPGDENSPQTRLIAWGPGPRASQALMLTVRARALLQGRLSPSLDDVMALAEPVLQHRMALTFAARADGHTIRNVIGELKAKLD from the coding sequence ATGAGCGCCATCATGACCGCCGAATCCGACGCAATCGTCGCTGAAGCCGAAGCCGCTGTTGAAAAACTGGCAGCTGCGCGAGAGGAAATCGGGCGGGTGATTTTCGGCCAGCAACCGGTCGTGGACAACTCGCTCGTGACAATTCTCGCTGGCGGCCACGGACTGCTTGTCGGGGTTCCCGGCCTCGCCAAGACCAAGCTCGTGGAAACGCTGGGCACGGTTATCGGTCTCGATGCCAACCGCATCCAGTTCACCCCCGATCTGATGCCCTCCGACATTCTGGGCGCGGAAGTGCTGGAACAGGCCGCCGATGGCAGCCGCTCCTTCCGCTTCATTCCCGGCCCTGTCTTCGCCCAGCTCCTGATGGCGGACGAAATCAACCGCGCCAGCCCGCGCACACAATCCGCGCTGCTTCAGGCCATGCAGGAATATCACGTCACCGTGGCGGGTTCGTCCCACCCGGTGCCGCGCCCCTTCCATGTGCTCGCCACCCAGAACCCGCTGGAACAGGAAGGGACCTATCCCCTTCCCGAAGCCCAGCTCGATCGCTTCCTGATGCAGATCGACGTCTTCTATCCCGATCTCGATGCGGAACGCCGGATCCTGCTGGAGACGACGAGCGCCAAAGAGGCGACCGCCACGGCGATCCTGTCGGCGGCGGAACTCGCCTCCTTCCAGAATCTCGTGCGCCGCATTCCGGTCGGCGATTCCGTCGTGGAAGCAATCCTGAAACTGGTTCGTTCCGCCCGTCCCGGGGACGAGAATTCACCGCAGACCCGCCTCATCGCCTGGGGTCCCGGTCCGCGCGCCTCCCAAGCCCTGATGTTGACGGTGCGCGCCCGCGCCCTTCTGCAAGGCCGCCTCTCGCCTTCGCTCGATGATGTCATGGCGCTGGCCGAACCTGTCCTGCAACACCGCATGGCGCTGACCTTCGCGGCGCGCGCCGACGGCCACACGATCCGAAACGTCATCGGGGAACTGAAGGCCAAGCTCGACTGA
- a CDS encoding DUF1285 domain-containing protein, translating into MPDHFDVTPTGLQELIRRAAPSGRGLPPVERWEPDYCGAIDMRIAADGSWHYMGTPINREALVRLFSTVLRHDADGGFYLVTPVEKIGITVEDAPFIAVEMHAEGKGRAQTLTFRTNVGDVVVAGEEHPIRFALEADTDGLKPYIHVRGRLEAKLARPLLYEMAELAVEWPDETGETRFGIWSGGCFFAMDDPETEFGATGDDADR; encoded by the coding sequence ATGCCGGATCACTTTGATGTGACCCCGACGGGGCTTCAGGAACTCATCCGACGCGCGGCCCCGTCCGGGCGCGGACTTCCGCCGGTGGAACGGTGGGAGCCGGACTATTGCGGCGCCATCGACATGCGCATCGCCGCCGATGGTTCCTGGCATTATATGGGAACGCCGATCAACCGCGAGGCTCTGGTGCGGCTCTTCTCCACGGTTCTGCGCCACGATGCCGATGGCGGTTTCTATCTCGTGACGCCCGTGGAAAAGATCGGCATCACCGTGGAAGATGCTCCCTTCATTGCGGTGGAAATGCACGCGGAGGGGAAGGGCCGCGCGCAGACGCTGACCTTTCGCACCAATGTTGGTGATGTGGTGGTCGCGGGGGAGGAGCATCCCATCCGTTTCGCGTTGGAGGCGGACACGGACGGCTTGAAGCCCTATATTCATGTGCGGGGCCGGCTTGAGGCAAAGCTCGCCCGACCGCTGCTTTACGAGATGGCGGAGCTGGCCGTGGAGTGGCCGGACGAGACCGGCGAGACCCGCTTTGGCATTTGGAGCGGCGGTTGTTTCTTCGCCATGGATGATCCTGAAACGGAATTCGGCGCAACAGGAGACGATGCGGACAGATGA